The following proteins come from a genomic window of Panicum hallii strain FIL2 chromosome 8, PHallii_v3.1, whole genome shotgun sequence:
- the LOC112902973 gene encoding uncharacterized protein LOC112902973, with the protein MAAAQAQLCGATDTDSSGGGGESATDGDSDALAVASALPLCLLHDLVGVAVFLASHPLHAVYLLIFARGLASLAAFFWPLLASTSLLLAVLATAGPYIGGCAEWPGVRSLGRTCGIAVASLCAGLRPDGSGAGAGLVGQLCSFVLGPTDAASVLRVEEIMGEPCDTTASCFVLDEDKSLLLLGGDGCKELAFEVPTMGGAIGERSFLDYDDFGDLKDEIDDKVVISEDLKVSDSWAEQCCPRGTLFVQEIEAGEQEENGIQGQGLILSAIDEISDSVEEKRLECDPVSVEIKKSEPVQALEIKKLKPVEPVVAKILEIKKPEPAHEVQIKKCESMRPMQIKKSEPVESVEIKKPEPAESLETKNSKPEQTVEIKKCEPVQALEVRKSEPVEPVEIKKRERVKPRSSIAQRIKLWEAQVSGNIKPVLEDKEESSVEFSLEKAPIKDVKQCVRFEGDPCVDKRNNEQQAQEVASSSEESTNEQQEQEVKDVKEYTRSETETSSEKCSQNTEAEEIAHAVAQAEEKLQQGGKDAQPETELQEQAHKIEQPEQELQEMEEEVYTDVTASPAMWNGRESPLKSTSIAGRVHSRTSSENLVSEGSPSWKDKEWKRTLACKLYEERMQLRLCRDRAVVEGSDNMDMLWEAYEVGSGGGKGRAGKRSGSKAKGGADNKVEEVVDEGEEEGEDDGDEEEGSVRQLCCLQALKFSTRKMNFGGGKPSLSKISKVLRRMTALSRMGSRRKQSG; encoded by the coding sequence ATGGCCGCGGCGCAGGCCCAGCTCTGCGGCGCCACCGACACCgacagcagcggcggcggcggagaaagCGCCACCGACGGCGACAGCGACGCCCTGGCCGTGGCGTCGGCCTTGCCCCTCTGCCTCCTCCACGACCTGGTCGGCGTGGCGGTGTTCCTCGCCTCGCACCCGCTCCACGCCGTCTACCTCCTCATCTTCGCGCGCGGCCTCGCCTCCCTGGCGGCCTTCTTCTGGCCGCTCCTGGCGTCCACGTCGCTCCTCCTCGCCGTTCTCGCCACCGCCGGCCCGTACATCGGCGGCTGCGCAGAGTGGCCCGGAGTGAGGTCCCTCGGCAGGACCTGCGGCATTGCCGTCGCCTCGCTCTGCGCTGGGCTCCGCCCCGATGGTTCCGGCGCCGGCGCTGGGCTTGTCGGGCAGCTCTGCTCCTTCGTCCTGGGACCCACCGACGCCGCCTCCGTCCTCCGAGTCGAGGAGATCATGGGTGAGCCCTGCGACACCACTGCTTCTTGCTTTGTCTTGGACGAGGACAAGAGCTTGTTGTTGCTAGGTGGCGACGGGTGCAAGGAGCTTGCATTCGAGGTGCCAACAATGGGCGGCGCCATTGGTGAGAGAAGCTTCTTGGATTACGACGATTTTGGTGATTTGAAGGACGAAATCGATGACAAAGTTGTGATTTCCGAGGATTTGAAGGTCTCTGATTCTTGGGCCGAGCAATGTTGCCCCAGGGGCACATTATTTGTGCAAGAAATAGAAGCAGGGGAACAAGAGGAGAATGGCATTCAGGGGCAGGGCCTCATCTTGTCAGCCATTGATGAAATCAGCGACAGTGTTGAGGAGAAGAGATTGGAGTGTGACCCAGTGTCAGTGGAGATCAAGAAGTCCGAGCCAGTGCAAGCATTAGAGATCAAGAAATTGAAGCCGGTGGAGCCAGTGGTGGCCAAGATATTGGAGATCAAGAAACCCGAGCCAGCGCATGAGGTTCAGATTAAAAAATGCGAGTCGATGCGACCAATGCAGATCAAGAAATCTGAGCCTGTTGAATCAGTGGAGATCAAGAAACCTGAGCCAGCTGAGTCACTGGAGACCAAGAATTCTAAGCCTGAGCAAACAGTGGAGATCAAGAAATGTGAGCCAGTGCAAGCACTGGAGGTCAGGAAATCTGAGCCAGTTGAACCAGTGGAGATCAAGAAGCGTGAGCGGGTGAAGCCACGCTCTTCGATTGCTCAGCGCATCAAGCTATGGGAAGCACAAGTATCTGGCAATATCAAGCCAGTGCTTGAGGACAAGGAGGAAAGTTCAGTTGAATTCAGTTTGGAGAAGGCGCCAATCAAGGATGTGAAGCAGTGCGTGAGATTTGAGGGCGATCCTTGCGTCGACAAACGCAACAATGAGCAGCAAGCTCAAGAAGTTGCCTCCAGTAGTGAAGAATCTACCAATGAACAGCAAGAGCAAGAAGTTAAGGATGTCAAAGAGTATACGCGCTCAGAGACTGAAACTTCCAGTGAAAAATGCAGCCAAAATACTGAGGCTGAAGAAATTGCTCACGCTGTTGCACAGGCGGAAGAAAAGCTACAGCAAGGCGGCAAAGATGCTCAGCCTGAAACAGAGCTGCAAGAGCAGGCGCACAAAATCGAGCAACCTGAGCAAGAACTGCAAGAAATGGAGGAGGAGGTGTACACGGACGTGACGGCGTCTCCAGCCATGTGGAACGGGAGGGAGAGTCCACTGAAGTCGACATCGATCGCCGGGCGGGTGCACTCGCGGACCTCGTCGGAGAACCTCGTCAGCGAGGGGTCGCCGTCGTGGAAGGACAAGGAGTGGAAGCGGACGCTGGCGTGCAAGCTCTACGAGGAGCGCATGCAGCTCCGGCTGTGTCGCGACCGCGCCGTGGTGGAAGGCAGCGACAACATGGACATGCTCTGGGAGGCCTACGAggtgggcagcggcggcggcaagggcaGGGCCGGGAAGCGCAGCGGGAGCAAGGCGAAAGGCGGGGCCGACAACAAGGTGGAGGAGGTCGTCGACGAAGGCGAGGAAGAgggggaagacgacggcgaTGAAGAGGAAGGCTCGGTGAGGCAGCTGTGCTGCCTGCAGGCGCTCAAGTTCTCCACGAGGAAGATGAACTTCGGAGGCGGCAAGCCTAGCCTGTCCAAGATCTCCAAGGTCCTGAGGAGGATGACCGCGCTGTCGAGGATGGGATCGCGGCGGAAACAGTCTGGATGA